In Candidatus Sodalis pierantonius str. SOPE, one DNA window encodes the following:
- a CDS encoding DedA family protein, with the protein MNPLEEIIRALWHQDFATLADPRMIWVVYGVMFTTLFLENGLLPASFLPGDSLLLLSGAMVAKGVMAFFPTLIILSAAAGFGCWFSYLQGRWLGDTRIVRSWLLHLPAHCHLRAYTMFNRHRLTALLVGRFLAFVRTLLPTMAGISGLSNTRFQLFNWLSALIWVTVLVTLGYAISHVPVVKHHEDQVMMALIVLPVVVLVTGLIGSVLLTIRRRRVKNA; encoded by the coding sequence ATGAATCCACTAGAAGAGATTATCCGGGCGCTTTGGCATCAGGATTTTGCCACTTTGGCCGATCCCCGGATGATCTGGGTGGTCTATGGGGTAATGTTTACCACGCTGTTTTTAGAAAATGGATTGCTACCGGCCTCCTTTTTGCCGGGTGATAGTTTACTGCTGCTCTCGGGCGCGATGGTCGCCAAAGGCGTCATGGCGTTTTTTCCCACGCTCATCATTCTCAGCGCGGCGGCGGGTTTCGGCTGCTGGTTCAGCTACCTGCAGGGGCGCTGGCTGGGTGATACGCGCATCGTCAGAAGCTGGTTGCTCCATCTGCCCGCTCACTGTCACCTGCGCGCTTACACCATGTTTAATCGTCACAGGCTGACCGCGCTGCTGGTCGGCCGTTTTCTGGCTTTTGTGCGTACGCTGCTGCCGACGATGGCCGGCATTTCCGGCCTCAGCAATACCCGTTTTCAGCTGTTCAATTGGTTAAGCGCGCTAATCTGGGTCACCGTGCTGGTGACCCTTGGCTATGCTATCAGCCATGTGCCGGTGGTGAAACATCATGAAGATCAGGTGATGATGGCGCTAATCGTCCTGCCCGTGGTGGTGCTGGTCACCGGTCTGATAGGCAGCGTGCTGCTGACTATCCGCCGGCGGCGGGTGAAAAACGCCTAG
- a CDS encoding 1-acylglycerol-3-phosphate O-acyltransferase — protein sequence MLAIVRTILVVLLSIIICVFGLIYCLFSPRDPRHVATFGRWFGRMSPLFGIRVEVRHPEGVTLPQNCIYIANHQNNYDMVTAAYVVQPRTVTVGKKSLLWIPLFGPLYWLTGNLLIDRDNSARAHSTLTETVQSIKKRNISIWMFPEGTRSRGRGLLPFKTGAFYTAIAAEVPIVPICVSNTSNKIKLNRWSNGLVIIEILPPVETAGYSREQVRALTRHCREVMKNKLDDLNAEVARRETLER from the coding sequence ATGCTCGCTATTGTTCGCACCATTTTGGTGGTGCTGTTGTCAATAATCATCTGCGTTTTTGGCTTGATTTATTGCTTGTTCAGCCCGCGAGACCCTCGTCATGTCGCCACCTTCGGCCGCTGGTTTGGCCGTATGTCGCCCCTGTTTGGCATCCGGGTGGAAGTTCGCCATCCTGAAGGCGTGACGCTGCCGCAAAATTGCATTTATATTGCCAATCATCAGAACAACTACGATATGGTGACCGCGGCCTATGTCGTGCAGCCGCGTACCGTAACGGTGGGAAAAAAAAGCCTGCTATGGATCCCGCTGTTTGGACCGCTTTACTGGTTGACCGGCAATTTGCTTATCGATCGCGATAACAGCGCCCGCGCCCATAGCACGCTTACCGAAACCGTACAGAGTATCAAAAAGCGCAATATTTCCATCTGGATGTTTCCAGAAGGGACCCGAAGCCGCGGTCGCGGTTTGCTGCCCTTTAAAACCGGGGCGTTCTACACCGCGATTGCCGCCGAGGTTCCTATTGTGCCAATTTGCGTTTCCAATACCTCGAACAAAATCAAACTCAATCGCTGGTCCAACGGCTTGGTCATCATCGAAATTTTGCCGCCGGTTGAAACGGCCGGTTATAGCCGTGAGCAGGTGCGCGCATTGACCCGACACTGTCGGGAAGTGATGAAAAACAAGCTCGACGATTTGAACGCGGAAGTGGCCAGGCGAGAAACGCTGGAGCGCTGA
- the parC gene encoding DNA topoisomerase IV subunit A, producing the protein MSELTHDSVERLALHKFTENAYLNYSMYVIMDRALPFIGDGLKPVQRRIVYAMSELGLNASAKYKKSARTVGDVLGKYHPHGDSACYEAMVLMAQPFSYRYPMVDGQGNWGAPDDPKSFAAMRYTESRLSRYAEVLLGELGQGTVDYVPNFDGTLEEPKMLPARLPNVLLNGTTGIAVGMATAIPPHNINEVAAAAIALLGNPSATLENLLEHVKGPDFPTEAEIITPHDDLRKIYQTGRGSVRMRVLWTIEEGEAVISALPHQVSGAKVLEQIASQMRAKKLPMVEDLRDESDHENPTRLVIVPRSNRVDLAQVMNHLFATTDLERSYRVNMNMIGLDGRPAVKNLHEILSEWLVYRRDTVRRRLNFRLEKVLRRLHILTGLLVAYLNLDEVIHIIRTEDEPKQVLMQRFELSETQADAILELKLRHLAKLEEMKLRSEQDELEKERDKIQAILASERKLSNLLKKEIEADAAAYGDARRSPLVERDEAKALSENELIPSEPVTVSLSIMGWVRSAKGHDIDPSGLGYRSGDNYLSSVRGKSNQPVVFIDSTGRSYALEPAGLPSARGQGEPLTGKLTLPPGASVEQMLTGADDQKLLMASDAGYGFVCSFSDLVARNRAGKALLTLPENAKVMPPLWIKGAADKLLAFTQAGRLLMFPVDDLPQLLKGKGNKIISIPSADAAAGKDRLAGLYLLSTKASVTFYVGKRKLTLRPEDLQKFSAERGRKGTLLPRGLQQIDRVEINDPLAGAGEEETA; encoded by the coding sequence ATGAGCGAGCTGACTCATGACAGTGTCGAACGCCTGGCGCTGCATAAATTTACCGAAAACGCGTACCTCAATTATTCCATGTACGTCATCATGGATCGTGCGCTACCGTTTATCGGCGACGGGCTCAAGCCGGTGCAACGCCGCATCGTTTATGCGATGTCGGAACTGGGGCTGAACGCCAGCGCGAAATACAAAAAGTCGGCGCGCACCGTCGGCGACGTACTGGGGAAATATCATCCCCACGGCGATAGCGCCTGCTACGAAGCCATGGTGCTGATGGCGCAACCCTTCTCTTATCGCTATCCGATGGTGGATGGCCAGGGTAACTGGGGGGCGCCGGACGATCCCAAATCCTTCGCCGCCATGCGCTACACGGAATCGCGCCTGTCCCGCTATGCCGAAGTACTGCTCGGCGAATTGGGGCAAGGCACGGTGGATTACGTACCCAACTTCGACGGGACGCTAGAAGAGCCGAAGATGCTGCCGGCGCGGTTGCCGAATGTGTTGCTGAACGGCACGACCGGTATCGCGGTCGGGATGGCGACCGCGATACCGCCTCATAACATCAACGAAGTGGCGGCCGCGGCGATTGCGCTGCTGGGCAATCCTTCCGCCACGTTGGAAAACTTGCTGGAACATGTAAAGGGGCCGGATTTTCCCACCGAGGCGGAAATCATTACTCCCCATGACGATCTACGCAAGATTTACCAGACCGGCCGCGGCTCCGTGCGCATGCGCGTGCTGTGGACCATCGAGGAGGGCGAGGCGGTTATCAGCGCGTTGCCGCATCAGGTGTCCGGCGCTAAGGTTCTGGAACAGATAGCCAGTCAGATGCGCGCGAAAAAATTGCCGATGGTGGAGGATTTGCGCGACGAATCGGACCATGAAAACCCGACCCGCCTGGTCATCGTCCCGCGCTCCAACCGCGTTGACCTGGCGCAGGTCATGAACCATCTTTTCGCCACTACCGATTTGGAACGCAGCTATCGCGTCAATATGAACATGATCGGGCTGGACGGCCGTCCGGCGGTGAAAAACCTGCACGAGATTCTGTCGGAGTGGTTGGTTTATCGTCGCGACACCGTACGCCGCCGGCTGAACTTCCGCCTGGAGAAAGTCCTGCGCCGGTTGCATATCCTGACCGGCCTGTTGGTGGCCTACCTCAACCTGGATGAGGTTATCCACATTATCCGCACCGAGGATGAGCCGAAACAGGTTCTGATGCAGCGATTCGAGCTGAGCGAAACCCAGGCTGACGCCATTCTCGAATTAAAACTCCGCCACTTGGCCAAATTAGAAGAAATGAAGCTCCGCAGCGAACAGGATGAGTTGGAGAAGGAACGCGACAAAATCCAGGCGATCCTGGCCTCGGAACGCAAGCTGAGCAACCTGCTGAAAAAAGAAATCGAGGCGGATGCCGCCGCTTACGGCGATGCGCGCCGCTCGCCGCTGGTGGAACGCGACGAGGCGAAAGCGCTGAGCGAAAATGAGCTGATTCCGTCGGAGCCGGTGACGGTGAGCCTGTCGATCATGGGCTGGGTGCGCAGCGCCAAAGGCCACGATATCGATCCGAGCGGGCTCGGTTACCGATCCGGCGACAATTACCTGTCGTCGGTGCGCGGCAAGAGCAACCAACCGGTGGTGTTCATCGACTCCACCGGACGCAGCTACGCCTTAGAGCCCGCCGGTCTACCGTCGGCGCGCGGCCAGGGTGAACCGCTGACCGGTAAACTAACGCTACCGCCGGGCGCCTCGGTCGAGCAAATGCTCACCGGCGCTGACGATCAGAAATTGCTGATGGCCTCCGATGCCGGCTACGGTTTCGTGTGCAGTTTTAGCGATTTAGTGGCGCGCAATCGCGCCGGTAAGGCGCTGTTGACGCTGCCGGAAAATGCCAAAGTCATGCCGCCGCTATGGATAAAAGGCGCCGCCGATAAGCTGTTGGCGTTCACCCAAGCCGGGCGTCTGCTGATGTTCCCGGTCGACGATCTGCCGCAGCTGTTGAAAGGAAAAGGCAATAAAATCATCTCCATCCCCTCCGCGGATGCGGCGGCGGGCAAGGATCGTCTCGCCGGTCTGTATCTGCTGTCCACCAAAGCCTCCGTTACTTTTTATGTCGGCAAACGCAAGCTCACTCTTCGCCCGGAAGACTTGCAGAAATTCAGCGCTGAACGCGGGCGTAAGGGAACTTTGTTGCCGCGCGGACTGCAACAAATCGATCGGGTGGAAATCAACGATCCGCTGGCCGGCGCCGGCGAAGAGGAAACGGCGTAA
- a CDS encoding putative quinol monooxygenase encodes MITVIAEIKVKPGRREAVLAAIEALRPNVLAEDGCGEYTLLTDYKAQVPWRKTAPDSIFMLEQWKSIRHLEQHQQTAHMDAHRANIRDDVMDVTFHILERRSGA; translated from the coding sequence ATGATCACGGTAATTGCAGAAATCAAAGTCAAACCGGGACGAAGAGAAGCGGTTTTAGCCGCTATCGAAGCGCTCAGGCCGAACGTGCTGGCCGAAGACGGATGCGGCGAATACACTTTGCTCACCGACTATAAAGCGCAAGTACCGTGGCGTAAAACCGCTCCCGACTCCATTTTTATGCTGGAACAATGGAAGAGCATTCGGCATTTGGAGCAGCACCAACAAACGGCACATATGGATGCCCATCGCGCCAATATTCGCGATGACGTGATGGATGTCACATTTCATATTTTAGAGAGACGCTCGGGAGCGTAA
- a CDS encoding DNA adenine methylase → MNTPIIPWVGGKRRLAKHILPCFPAHKFYVEPFCGGAALFFSKDPSTVEVLNDINGDLINLYRVVKYHLEEFVHQFKWALSSRQLFDWLKEIPPQTLTDIQRAARFYCLQQLTFGGKVSGQNFGTSAVRSQSLNLLRIEEQLSQAHLRLSHATIEHLGWQACIEKYDRPHSLFYLDPPYWKTQGYGAAFGLEQYSIIDSLAHSIAGRMVISVNDIPEMRLIFKNLHIDVVDLKYSLGKNRHSRRELVIRNFA, encoded by the coding sequence ATGAATACACCAATCATACCATGGGTGGGAGGAAAGCGGAGGCTGGCTAAACATATTTTACCGTGCTTTCCTGCGCACAAATTCTACGTTGAACCATTCTGTGGAGGAGCTGCGCTGTTTTTCAGCAAGGATCCATCCACAGTCGAAGTGTTGAACGATATCAACGGGGATTTGATAAACCTCTATCGGGTAGTCAAGTACCATTTGGAGGAATTCGTCCACCAGTTCAAGTGGGCCTTGAGCAGCAGGCAGCTGTTTGATTGGCTGAAAGAAATACCTCCGCAAACGCTGACCGATATACAGCGAGCCGCCCGCTTTTACTGTCTTCAGCAGCTCACATTTGGTGGCAAAGTGAGCGGGCAGAACTTTGGTACTTCGGCTGTGCGATCACAGTCATTGAACCTCTTAAGAATCGAAGAACAGCTATCACAGGCTCACCTGCGTTTATCCCATGCAACCATAGAGCATCTTGGGTGGCAGGCTTGTATTGAAAAATATGATAGGCCACACTCATTGTTCTATCTTGATCCACCTTACTGGAAGACTCAAGGCTATGGCGCAGCGTTTGGCCTGGAGCAATACAGCATCATTGATAGCCTTGCTCATTCAATAGCAGGAAGAATGGTGATTTCAGTTAATGATATCCCAGAAATGAGGCTCATCTTCAAAAACCTTCATATCGACGTTGTTGACCTAAAATACTCATTAGGCAAGAACCGTCATAGTAGACGCGAGTTGGTCATTCGTAATTTCGCCTGA
- a CDS encoding IS256-like element ISSoEn2 family transposase, producing the protein MDEKQLQALANELAKNLKTPEDLSHFDRLLKKISVEAALNAEMTHHLGYDKNQPKPGTNARNGYSTKTVTTGDGPLALRTPRDRDGSFEPQLVKKNQTRITGMDNQILSLYAKGMTTREIAAVFKELYDADVLPALVSKVTDAVMEQVVEWQNRPLDAVYPIVYLDCIVLKVRQDSRIINKSVFLALGINIEGQKELLGMWLAENEGAKFWLNVLTELKNRGLNDILIACVDGLKGFPDAINAVYPEARLQLCIVHMVRNSLRFVSWKDYKAVTRDLKAIYQAPTEEAGLQALEAFSSAWDIRYPQISRSWQANWANLATFFAYPTDIRKVIYTTNAIESLNSVIRHAIKKRQVFPTDDAVKKVVWLAIQAASQKWTMPLRDWRMAISRFIIEFGDRLDGHF; encoded by the coding sequence ATGGACGAAAAACAGTTGCAGGCTCTGGCTAACGAACTGGCCAAAAATCTCAAAACCCCTGAAGATCTCAGTCACTTCGATCGGCTGCTGAAAAAAATTAGCGTCGAAGCAGCTCTCAATGCCGAAATGACCCATCACCTCGGCTACGATAAAAATCAGCCTAAACCGGGGACCAACGCCCGCAACGGCTATTCCACAAAAACCGTTACCACTGGCGATGGCCCGCTGGCGCTGCGTACTCCGCGCGATCGTGACGGTTCCTTTGAACCGCAACTGGTGAAGAAGAACCAGACCCGGATTACCGGGATGGATAACCAGATTTTATCGTTGTACGCCAAAGGGATGACCACCCGCGAGATCGCCGCCGTGTTCAAAGAGCTGTATGACGCCGATGTCTTGCCGGCGCTGGTCTCAAAGGTCACCGATGCGGTCATGGAGCAGGTTGTCGAATGGCAAAACCGGCCTCTGGATGCAGTCTATCCCATTGTTTATCTTGACTGTATCGTTCTAAAAGTCCGGCAGGACAGCCGCATCATCAACAAATCTGTGTTCCTGGCGCTGGGCATCAACATCGAAGGCCAGAAAGAGTTGCTAGGTATGTGGCTGGCCGAAAATGAAGGCGCAAAGTTCTGGCTGAACGTGCTGACAGAGCTGAAAAACCGCGGCCTGAACGATATCCTTATCGCCTGCGTAGACGGGCTGAAAGGTTTCCCTGACGCTATTAACGCGGTGTATCCGGAGGCGCGGCTCCAGCTGTGTATCGTACATATGGTGCGCAACAGCCTGCGGTTCGTCTCCTGGAAGGACTACAAGGCCGTCACCCGCGACCTGAAAGCTATCTATCAGGCCCCTACGGAAGAAGCCGGCTTGCAGGCGCTGGAAGCGTTCTCCAGTGCCTGGGACATCCGCTACCCGCAAATAAGTCGAAGCTGGCAGGCAAACTGGGCCAATCTGGCCACGTTCTTTGCCTACCCAACGGACATCCGCAAGGTGATCTACACGACCAACGCCATCGAGTCGTTAAACAGCGTGATCCGGCATGCCATCAAAAAGCGCCAGGTGTTCCCGACCGACGACGCAGTGAAAAAGGTGGTGTGGCTGGCGATACAGGCGGCCTCACAGAAATGGACAATGCCTTTGAGGGACTGGCGCATGGCAATAAGCCGCTTTATTATCGAGTTCGGTGACCGCCTGGACGGTCACTTCTGA
- the asnB gene encoding asparagine synthase B — MCSIFGVLDLKTDPVELRKQALECSRLMRHRGPDWSGVYEGDKAILAHERLSIVDVNTGAQPLYNAAHTHVLAVNGEIYNHQLIREQLGDRYAFQTGSDCEVILALYQEKGPEFLDELRGMFAFILYDTEKDAYLIGRDHMGIIPLYIGHDEHGNLYVASEMKALVPVCRTLQEFPPGHYLWSQDGEMRQYYQRDWFDYDRVKDNVTDKAALKAALEESVKSHLMSDVPYGVLLSGGLDSSIISAITKKYAARRVEDQAKSEAWWPQLHSFAVGLEGSPDLSAASKVVAALGTVHHEIHFTVQEGLDAIRDVIYHIETYDVTTIRASTPMYLMSRKIKAMGIKMVLSGEGADEVFGGYLYFHKAPNAKEFHEELVRKLQALHMYDCARANKTMSAWGVEARVPFLDKQFLDVAMRINPQDKMCGNGKIEKHVLRECFADYLPESVAWRQKEQFSDGVGYSWIDSLKVIAAEQISDRQLANAHFRFPYNTPTSKEGYLYREMFEALFPLPSAAECVPGGPSVACSSAKAIEWDESFKKMDDPSGRAVGVHASAY, encoded by the coding sequence ATGTGTTCTATTTTTGGGGTGCTGGATCTGAAGACCGATCCGGTCGAACTGCGTAAACAGGCGTTGGAATGCTCCCGCTTGATGCGTCATCGCGGCCCCGACTGGTCCGGTGTCTATGAGGGCGATAAAGCGATACTGGCCCATGAGCGTCTGTCTATCGTCGACGTCAATACCGGCGCCCAACCCCTTTATAACGCGGCGCACACCCATGTGCTGGCGGTCAATGGCGAGATCTATAACCATCAGCTTATCCGCGAACAGCTAGGCGATCGCTACGCTTTTCAAACCGGTTCCGATTGTGAGGTGATCCTGGCCCTGTATCAGGAAAAAGGTCCGGAATTTTTGGATGAACTGCGCGGCATGTTCGCTTTTATCCTGTACGACACGGAAAAAGACGCCTATTTGATCGGCCGCGATCACATGGGCATCATTCCTCTGTATATAGGTCATGACGAGCACGGTAACCTGTACGTCGCATCGGAAATGAAAGCGCTGGTTCCGGTCTGCCGCACGCTACAGGAATTTCCTCCCGGCCACTATCTCTGGAGCCAGGACGGCGAAATGCGCCAGTACTATCAGCGTGATTGGTTCGACTATGATCGGGTGAAGGACAACGTTACCGATAAGGCGGCGCTGAAGGCGGCGCTTGAGGAGTCGGTGAAAAGCCATCTGATGTCCGACGTGCCTTACGGCGTACTCTTGTCCGGCGGGCTTGATTCTTCCATTATCTCCGCCATCACCAAAAAATACGCCGCCCGCCGGGTGGAAGACCAGGCCAAAAGCGAAGCCTGGTGGCCGCAGTTGCACTCCTTCGCCGTGGGCCTGGAAGGCTCGCCGGATCTGAGCGCCGCCAGTAAAGTGGTGGCGGCGCTGGGCACGGTGCATCATGAAATCCATTTCACGGTGCAAGAAGGGCTGGACGCGATTCGCGACGTGATTTACCACATCGAAACCTATGATGTCACCACCATTCGCGCTTCGACGCCAATGTATTTAATGTCGCGCAAGATCAAAGCGATGGGCATCAAAATGGTCCTGTCCGGCGAAGGCGCCGATGAAGTTTTCGGTGGCTACCTCTATTTCCACAAGGCGCCGAACGCGAAAGAGTTCCACGAAGAGCTGGTGCGTAAGCTACAGGCCCTGCATATGTATGACTGCGCCCGCGCCAACAAAACGATGTCCGCCTGGGGCGTCGAAGCGCGTGTTCCCTTCCTTGATAAGCAATTCCTGGACGTGGCTATGCGAATCAACCCGCAGGATAAGATGTGTGGCAACGGCAAAATTGAAAAACACGTTTTGCGCGAGTGCTTCGCCGATTACCTGCCGGAGAGCGTCGCCTGGCGGCAAAAAGAGCAGTTCTCCGACGGCGTGGGCTACAGCTGGATCGATAGCCTGAAAGTCATCGCCGCGGAGCAAATCAGCGATCGGCAGTTGGCCAATGCGCATTTCCGTTTTCCGTACAACACGCCCACCTCCAAAGAAGGTTATCTGTACCGGGAGATGTTTGAAGCGCTGTTCCCGTTACCGAGCGCCGCGGAATGCGTCCCGGGCGGTCCGTCCGTGGCCTGCTCTTCCGCCAAGGCCATTGAATGGGATGAATCCTTCAAGAAAATGGACGATCCCTCCGGTCGCGCGGTGGGTGTACACGCTTCGGCCTATTGA
- the nagC gene encoding DNA-binding transcriptional regulator NagC, whose protein sequence is MTPGGQTPIGNMDLVKQLNSAAVYRLIDQMGPISRIQIAEQSQLAPASITKITRQLLERGLIREVDQQASTGGRRAISIVAETRAFQAIGVRLGRHDATIMLYDLSGKALMEAYFPLPQRTQQTLELALMEAIADFLKQAQRKIRELIAISVILPGLVDPFSGIVRYMPHIQVHHWPLVEQLEQRFNLTAFVGHDIRSLALAEHYFGATQDCVDSILVRLHRGTGAGILINGQIFLGSNGNVGEMGHIQVDPLGERCHCGNFGCLETIAANAAIEQRVRLLLSQGYASKLTADDCRIDTICQAANRGDGLAVEVIEQVGRQLGKVIALSINLFNPQKVVLAGEITEAHKILLPAVQRCIDNQVLKAFRQNLPVVISALDHSSAIGAFALVKRAMLNGVLLQRLLENDSPAHR, encoded by the coding sequence ATGACACCAGGCGGACAGACCCCGATAGGCAATATGGACCTTGTTAAACAGTTGAATAGCGCGGCGGTCTACCGTCTCATCGATCAAATGGGGCCAATTTCCCGCATCCAGATAGCCGAACAGAGTCAGCTCGCGCCCGCCAGTATCACCAAGATTACCCGCCAATTGCTGGAACGCGGCTTGATTCGCGAAGTGGATCAGCAAGCGTCCACCGGCGGCAGGCGGGCGATCTCTATCGTGGCCGAGACCCGCGCCTTCCAGGCCATCGGCGTGCGCCTCGGCCGGCACGATGCGACCATCATGCTCTATGATTTGAGCGGCAAGGCCCTAATGGAGGCGTACTTCCCGCTTCCGCAGCGGACACAGCAGACCTTAGAGCTGGCGCTCATGGAGGCTATCGCCGACTTTCTCAAACAGGCGCAACGTAAAATCCGCGAGCTTATCGCTATCTCGGTGATTTTACCGGGGCTGGTCGATCCCTTCTCCGGCATTGTCCGCTACATGCCCCATATACAGGTTCACCATTGGCCCCTGGTCGAGCAGTTAGAACAGCGCTTCAATCTTACCGCGTTTGTAGGCCACGACATACGCAGTTTGGCGCTGGCGGAGCACTATTTTGGTGCAACCCAGGACTGCGTCGATTCTATTTTGGTACGTCTGCACCGCGGTACCGGCGCGGGGATTTTGATTAATGGCCAGATATTCCTTGGCAGCAACGGCAACGTCGGTGAAATGGGCCATATTCAGGTCGACCCGCTGGGAGAGCGCTGCCACTGCGGCAATTTTGGCTGTCTGGAAACCATTGCCGCCAATGCCGCGATAGAGCAACGGGTGCGTCTGTTGCTCAGCCAGGGTTATGCCAGCAAACTGACGGCGGACGACTGTCGGATAGACACCATTTGCCAGGCCGCCAACCGCGGCGACGGGCTGGCGGTGGAAGTCATCGAACAAGTGGGGCGCCAATTGGGCAAGGTAATCGCCCTGAGCATCAATCTGTTCAATCCGCAAAAAGTGGTACTGGCGGGTGAAATCACCGAAGCCCACAAAATTTTGCTGCCGGCCGTACAGCGCTGTATCGACAATCAGGTGCTGAAAGCCTTCCGGCAAAATTTACCGGTCGTCATCTCGGCGCTGGACCACAGTTCGGCCATCGGCGCGTTTGCCCTGGTCAAACGCGCTATGCTTAACGGTGTGCTGCTACAGCGGCTGTTGGAAAACGATTCGCCCGCGCACCGCTGA
- the nagA gene encoding N-acetylglucosamine-6-phosphate deacetylase — protein sequence MYALTNGRIYTGSEILDHHALVVADGVIDAICPADSLPAGIERRDLAGAALAPGFIDLQLNGCGGVQFNDSLAALSVETLETMQAANQRSGCTSFLPTLITSTDEFMRRAVEVMRAFLAQHKHQALGLHLEGPYLSPAKKGTHDPALMRAPTKEMVEFLCANSDVISKMTLAPEQVDPLVIRRLSAAGIRVSIGHSNATYDQAKAGFAAGVSFATHLFNAMPPLVGREPGVIGALFDAPEIYCGIITDGLHVNWANVRNAKRIKGDRLVLVTDATAPAGAENIDRFIFAGKTIYYRDGLCVDEHGTLSGSALTMIEAVRNSVECAGIALDEALRMATLYPARAMGADARLGTLTVGKIANLTAFTRDYNISKTIVNGNEV from the coding sequence ATGTATGCTTTAACCAATGGCCGCATCTATACCGGCAGCGAGATTCTCGATCACCACGCCCTGGTGGTCGCGGACGGCGTTATCGACGCCATTTGCCCCGCCGACAGCCTGCCTGCCGGCATTGAACGCCGCGATCTGGCCGGTGCCGCGCTGGCGCCCGGTTTCATCGATCTGCAGCTAAACGGCTGCGGCGGCGTGCAGTTTAACGACAGCCTGGCGGCGTTGTCTGTCGAAACGCTGGAAACGATGCAGGCCGCCAACCAGCGTTCCGGCTGCACCAGTTTCCTGCCGACCCTGATTACCAGTACCGATGAATTTATGCGTCGGGCGGTGGAAGTGATGCGCGCTTTTTTGGCGCAGCATAAACATCAGGCGCTGGGACTGCATCTGGAAGGCCCGTACCTCAGCCCGGCCAAGAAAGGTACCCATGACCCGGCATTAATGCGCGCGCCAACGAAAGAGATGGTGGAATTTCTTTGCGCGAACAGCGATGTGATCAGCAAAATGACCCTGGCCCCCGAGCAGGTGGACCCCCTGGTGATCCGTCGGCTCAGCGCTGCCGGTATCCGCGTTTCCATCGGTCATTCCAACGCCACCTATGATCAGGCCAAGGCGGGTTTCGCCGCCGGCGTCAGCTTCGCCACCCATCTGTTTAACGCTATGCCGCCGCTGGTCGGACGCGAACCGGGGGTCATCGGCGCCCTGTTCGACGCCCCCGAAATTTACTGCGGCATTATTACCGACGGCCTGCACGTGAACTGGGCCAACGTGCGTAACGCCAAACGCATCAAGGGCGATCGCCTGGTGCTGGTCACCGATGCCACCGCCCCGGCCGGCGCCGAGAATATTGATCGGTTCATTTTTGCCGGCAAAACAATATACTATCGCGATGGCCTGTGCGTGGATGAGCACGGTACCCTCAGCGGCTCGGCGCTTACCATGATTGAAGCGGTGCGCAATAGTGTCGAATGCGCCGGTATCGCGCTGGATGAGGCGTTGCGCATGGCCACCCTTTACCCGGCACGGGCAATGGGCGCGGACGCGAGGTTAGGGACGCTGACGGTGGGCAAAATCGCCAATTTAACCGCCTTCACCCGCGATTATAATATCAGTAAAACTATCGTTAACGGCAACGAAGTTTGA